From the Streptomyces sp. SN-593 genome, the window CGCCGAAGGCGACGGTGTCGCTGATCACGTTGTCCCGCACGGTGTTGCCCGAACCGCCGTAGACGCCCACGCCGTTGGCCTGGATGGGACTTTGCAGGGTGTTGTCCGCCACGGTGCAGTCGGCGACGTCGCCGCCCTCGGTGTCCAGGGCGACGGTGTCGTCGCCGGTGTTGCGCACGCTGGACTGCTCGACGCGGGTGCCGGAGCTGCCGCCGTGCACGTGGACGCCGTCGGCGAACACGTCGCGCACCCGCAGCCCGACGGCGTCGAGTCCGGTGCCCGGCACCGCCCACAGCCCGACCTTGGTGTGCTCCATCCACACGTCGAAGATGAGCGAGCCGGAGGTGAAGGTGCCCTCGATGGCGGCCGCGCCCGAGTCGTTGTTGCGGAAGGTCTGGTCGCCGGAGACGGTGAGGTCGGCGATCAGGTTGCGGCCGCCGGTCGCGTACAGGCCGCCGGAGCCGTTCTCGGCGGTGGACCGGAGGGTGGTCCACCACTCGCCCGCGCCGCGCACGGAGACGTTCGCCAGGTTGATCCGGCCCGAGACGGTGTAGGTGCCGGCCGGGAACCACAGGCCCTTGCCGGTGCCGGACAGCGCGCTCAGCGCGCTGTTGATCGCGGAGGTGGCGTCGGCGGAGCTGTTCGGGGTGACGCCGTAGTCGGTGACCGGCACGTATCCGGCGGGCATCGGGTAGGCGGCGTCGACGAGTTCGGTGTCCACGGTGTCGATCGTGTACGAACTCGCCGTGTCCGCCGCGTCCTTCTGGAGCTTCAGTACGGTGCCGGCCGGCCAGGTGGTGCCGCTGAGCGCGCGGACCTCGTCGTAGACGTGGTGGCCGGAGCCGTCGCCGGGGGAGTTGGTGTCGTAGTACCCGGCGCCGTACAGCCAGGAGTACTTGTTGGTGAGGGTGAGGTCCTGGACCTTGGTGGAGCCGGCGTACAGGGAGAGCGGGTAGGTGGTGGCGGACCCGGAGGCGGTGTCGGGCACGGAGTAGCGCACCACGACGGAGTTGGCGGGTTTGGTGAGGGTGAACCGGACGTACTGGCCGGTGGACCTGAGCTGCACCGCGCTGCGGCCGGTGGACTCGGCGGCGGTGGACGGGTAGCCGGTGCTGGTGGCCAGCACGGTGCCGTTGGTTGTGGCGTCGGCGGCGCGGTACTCGGTGTAGGGCAGGGTGGCGCCCTGCGTGGCCAGCGCGGTGCCGCCGTCGACCGCGACGTTGTCGACGGCCACGTTCCCGGAGTCGCCGACGTCGGTCTGGACACCGACCAGGTTGAGGCCCGAGCGCAGGGTGACGGTCTTGGAGACGTAACTCCAGCCGCCGGCGGCCGGCAGGGTCAACTGGCCGCTCTTCACTCCGTTGAGGTAGAGGGACACCGTCTGGGGCGAACCGGTGGAGTTGGCGTAGCCGACGGCGACCGGGTAGCTGCCGGCCGTCGGGACGCTGGTGTCGACGACGGCCTGCGC encodes:
- a CDS encoding right-handed parallel beta-helix repeat-containing protein; this translates as MSGNPRGIPLSRALPTALLAVAALLTALFAWPAPHAAAAGASTGYEAESAALSGGAVVATDHTGYTGSGFVAGFTDGNRGTAAATLTVTASSAGAAPVTLRYANGSTVTQTLAVYVNGTKALDTSLPATSDWNTWTTRSETLTLRSGSNTIAYRYDTSDSGNVNLDNVTVGSPAGGGTGGSTGGTPPGQVYQASTAFFTGGPSVATALPGYTGGGYLTGFTAQGAQAVVDTSVPTAGSYPVAVGYANSTGSPQTVSLYLNGVKSGQLTLPAAGGWSYVSKTVTLRSGLNLVGVQTDVGDSGNVAVDNVAVDGGTALATQGATLPYTEYRAADATTNGTVLATSTGYPSTAAESTGRSAVQLRSTGQYVRFTLTKPANSVVVRYSVPDTASGSATTYPLSLYAGSTKVQDLTLTNKYSWLYGAGYYDTNSPGDGSGHHVYDEVRALSGTTWPAGTVLKLQKDAADTASSYTIDTVDTELVDAAYPMPAGYVPVTDYGVTPNSSADATSAINSALSALSGTGKGLWFPAGTYTVSGRINLANVSVRGAGEWWTTLRSTAENGSGGLYATGGRNLIADLTVSGDQTFRNNDSGAAAIEGTFTSGSLIFDVWMEHTKVGLWAVPGTGLDAVGLRVRDVFADGVHVHGGSSGTRVEQSSVRNTGDDTVALDTEGGDVADCTVADNTLQSPIQANGVGVYGGSGNTVRDNVISDTVAFGAGIKVSTQFGGGFGGPTAVLDNLLLRTGSHEYNNDYDIGALWIHAVVSDMTQPLTVDGNTLLNSLHQAVLLDSGRQIGNLSFDHDTITGAGSYGFDIENVTGSMSVSNTTVTGAASGGLNNPGNYTVNRGSGNSGF